The following proteins are co-located in the Flectobacillus major DSM 103 genome:
- a CDS encoding SDR family oxidoreductase, which yields MELKNSTILITGGTSGIGLAFVKQLTELGANIIVTGRSLEALRQTQQQFPSIHIFQSDVSKPKDIKQLYNDVIRQFPELNIIINNAGIMRLIDLQHTRDDLDSIISEITTNLAGTIQMVHQFLPHLLQQKSSAIVNVSSAIAFMAYSSAPIYSASKAGVHAYSKVLRMQLEHTSVKVFEVIPPGVNTNLQNDWVLQPNPRQMMSVDKMVSIAVEGLLKNQLEIKPVLVKAIEVASRVAPAALMKFGHREFEKFKRNNHEKER from the coding sequence ATGGAATTGAAAAATAGCACAATCTTGATTACAGGTGGTACAAGCGGCATAGGGCTGGCGTTTGTAAAACAACTTACTGAACTAGGAGCAAATATTATCGTTACTGGACGTAGCCTTGAGGCTCTTAGGCAAACCCAACAACAGTTTCCCAGTATCCATATATTTCAAAGTGATGTGAGCAAGCCAAAAGATATTAAGCAGCTTTATAATGATGTTATACGACAATTCCCTGAATTGAATATTATCATCAATAATGCAGGAATAATGCGATTGATAGATTTGCAGCATACACGCGATGATTTGGACAGTATTATTAGCGAGATTACGACCAACCTTGCAGGTACTATTCAGATGGTACACCAATTTTTGCCACATTTGCTACAGCAAAAATCATCGGCAATCGTCAATGTTTCCTCTGCTATTGCATTTATGGCATACTCCTCAGCACCTATTTATAGTGCTTCAAAAGCGGGGGTTCATGCTTATTCAAAGGTATTGCGTATGCAACTTGAGCATACCAGTGTAAAGGTGTTTGAGGTAATACCACCAGGGGTTAATACCAACCTCCAAAATGATTGGGTATTACAACCCAACCCACGCCAAATGATGAGTGTAGACAAAATGGTGAGTATTGCTGTTGAAGGATTGCTAAAAAATCAATTAGAAATTAAACCAGTTTTAGTGAAAGCAATAGAAGTAGCAAGCAGAGTTGCTCCTGCAGCTTTGATGAAATTTGGACATAGGGAGTTTGAGAAATTTAAGCGGAACAATCACGAGAAAGAAAGATGA
- a CDS encoding helix-turn-helix domain-containing protein, with amino-acid sequence MANTKPYRIQSITEIHRLMGLPKPHHPLIGIIDLTGLKNNSGIDTVLFDLYVVSLKRGCDKLHYGQQRYDFDEGLMAFMSPGQILRGEENGVPSHLEGWMLFIHPDFLWNTSLAKKIKQYEFFGYSANEALFLSDKEETIINAIIQNIQNEYHSNIDKFSQNIIISHLETLLNYAERFYQRQFITRKISNHQILDRLETLLSDYFNSDDLVTTGLPTVQYISDTLNVSPSYLRSLLKTLTGQSTQQHIHEKLIEKAKEKLSTTDLSVSEIAYDLGFEHLQSFCKLFKTKTKLSPLEFRQSFN; translated from the coding sequence ATGGCAAATACCAAACCATATAGAATACAATCTATAACAGAAATACACCGATTGATGGGGCTTCCAAAACCTCATCATCCACTTATAGGTATCATTGATTTGACAGGGTTAAAAAACAATTCGGGTATCGATACCGTATTATTTGACTTGTATGTTGTATCGCTGAAAAGGGGCTGCGACAAACTTCACTACGGACAACAGAGGTACGATTTTGATGAAGGGTTAATGGCATTTATGTCGCCAGGGCAGATACTGCGTGGCGAAGAAAACGGTGTGCCTTCACACTTGGAAGGTTGGATGTTATTTATCCATCCCGATTTTTTGTGGAATACATCGCTTGCCAAAAAAATAAAACAATACGAGTTTTTTGGATATTCTGCCAATGAAGCCTTATTTCTTTCTGATAAAGAAGAAACCATCATCAATGCCATCATCCAAAATATTCAAAATGAATACCACTCAAATATTGATAAGTTTAGTCAAAATATTATTATTTCGCATCTTGAGACTTTACTGAATTATGCCGAACGTTTTTATCAGCGTCAATTTATTACACGAAAAATTTCTAATCATCAAATTCTTGACCGATTGGAAACATTACTTTCAGATTACTTCAATAGCGATGACTTAGTGACAACTGGCTTACCAACAGTGCAGTATATTTCGGATACCCTCAATGTGTCGCCAAGTTATTTAAGAAGTTTACTCAAAACCTTGACTGGACAAAGCACTCAGCAACATATACACGAAAAACTGATAGAAAAAGCCAAAGAAAAACTATCGACTACTGATTTGTCGGTTAGCGAAATTGCGTATGATTTAGGGTTTGAACATTTGCAATCGTTTTGTAAGTTGTTTAAAACAAAAACTAAACTTTCGCCTTTGGAATTTCGGCAGTCGTTCAATTAA
- a CDS encoding helix-turn-helix transcriptional regulator encodes MTESERYRFVHDYPFWKLVEVKQLTTTLDKMREIAETNKDYHTQLALQYYTFLVAANVGFKIPNGKSFNDVLIDMQKLATQKGYEIEALAASFYLTNSLYLGKKIAVEQYYVDEQHCLEKIQSIGFEKFRDYNVVAILFDFSKGLWDLGDLDKAYQYLHIAERFVEPTTEGGFYYTQVYSYLQAYWKSKNDYNKSIMYAKKILNFHQNLHPDLPEHKHWNYFWRHFSSIDIASLLIDQGKIEEGEFYANSGYKLIKTQLSTDTTVSKQAEYDALMVLIPIKLKLGKTNEVSSLLDRATAIKNNLEPKGLLDYFKPLRLYKYSAEYNEKKGNNVTALRYMHLAQALEDSLDSRNDLQKVSQMQLRYEVEKYAEHLKMIENEKQLQKYLRNAVIVILLLSLVLVYVNHQRLQQKHHQKEKELETAQNELQFQTHHFRKMSELAENLRRENEKLSTNGTQSEYLQQLITSTILTEEGWTNFKRMFEKVYPGYIQAQKEKYPDLTNAETRLLMLEKLDLSAQEMADMIGVNKNTIHQTRLRLRRKISDRT; translated from the coding sequence ATGACAGAATCGGAAAGGTATCGGTTTGTACACGATTATCCGTTTTGGAAATTGGTAGAGGTAAAACAATTAACAACTACCCTCGATAAAATGAGGGAAATTGCCGAAACTAACAAAGATTATCATACTCAACTGGCCTTACAATACTATACCTTTCTAGTAGCAGCAAATGTGGGATTTAAAATCCCCAATGGTAAATCATTCAATGATGTTTTGATTGATATGCAAAAACTTGCTACCCAAAAAGGCTATGAAATAGAAGCTCTAGCAGCATCTTTTTACCTAACCAATAGCCTATATTTGGGTAAAAAAATTGCGGTTGAGCAGTATTATGTAGATGAACAACATTGTTTAGAAAAAATACAAAGCATTGGTTTTGAGAAATTTCGTGATTATAATGTGGTAGCAATACTGTTTGATTTTAGCAAAGGACTTTGGGATCTAGGAGACCTCGACAAGGCGTACCAATACCTGCATATAGCCGAACGTTTTGTAGAACCTACCACCGAGGGAGGTTTTTATTATACTCAGGTATATAGCTATCTACAGGCTTATTGGAAAAGTAAAAATGATTACAATAAGTCGATTATGTATGCCAAAAAAATATTGAATTTTCATCAAAACCTCCACCCAGATTTGCCCGAACATAAGCACTGGAACTATTTTTGGCGACACTTTTCTTCGATTGATATTGCTTCATTGCTCATCGACCAAGGGAAAATTGAGGAGGGTGAGTTTTATGCCAATAGTGGCTATAAGCTTATCAAAACCCAATTATCTACCGACACGACTGTGTCGAAACAGGCCGAATATGATGCCTTGATGGTGCTGATTCCTATTAAATTAAAATTGGGTAAAACCAACGAAGTAAGTTCTTTGCTCGATCGAGCAACTGCCATCAAAAATAACCTAGAACCCAAAGGATTGCTTGACTATTTTAAGCCTTTGAGGTTATACAAATATTCGGCAGAATACAATGAAAAAAAAGGGAATAATGTAACTGCATTGCGTTATATGCACCTTGCCCAAGCACTAGAAGATAGCCTCGATAGCCGAAATGACTTGCAAAAAGTGTCGCAAATGCAGCTACGATACGAGGTCGAAAAATATGCCGAGCATCTCAAAATGATAGAAAATGAAAAGCAATTACAGAAATACCTACGCAATGCTGTTATTGTTATTTTGTTGCTGAGCCTTGTACTGGTGTATGTCAATCACCAGCGTTTGCAGCAGAAACACCACCAAAAAGAAAAAGAGCTAGAAACGGCTCAGAACGAACTCCAATTTCAGACCCACCACTTCCGAAAAATGTCGGAATTAGCAGAAAATCTCCGTCGTGAAAATGAAAAACTCTCTACCAACGGTACTCAGAGCGAGTACCTACAGCAGCTTATTACATCGACTATCCTAACAGAAGAGGGCTGGACAAACTTTAAACGGATGTTTGAAAAAGTATATCCTGGTTATATCCAAGCACAAAAAGAAAAATACCCCGACCTCACCAATGCCGAGACCCGATTGTTGATGCTTGAAAAACTTGATTTAAGTGCTCAAGAAATGGCCGATATGATTGGTGTAAACAAAAATACAATTCACCAAACAAGGCTACGTTTACGCCGTAAGATTAGTGATAGAACATGA
- a CDS encoding Crp/Fnr family transcriptional regulator translates to MDFIQHLTGKIILTDVEKEKINKAFKTERYTKGTVLMMPGTSSQKATYVEKGLLRTFYSHNDKDITHFFFEEGFVSMNIDSVFYNQPTPYGTEALEDVILRTIQYRDFIQLSDTIPCLKDYVFLTSVHMVKQFSDRLYSLQFHTAQERYTALLNDHPSILMRAPLGHIASYLGITQQTLSVIRAKTK, encoded by the coding sequence ATGGATTTTATTCAACATCTAACTGGTAAAATTATCTTAACCGACGTTGAGAAAGAAAAAATTAATAAGGCATTCAAAACCGAACGCTATACCAAAGGAACGGTTTTGATGATGCCCGGTACAAGTTCGCAAAAAGCAACTTATGTCGAAAAAGGATTATTACGGACTTTCTATAGCCACAACGATAAGGATATTACACATTTCTTTTTTGAAGAAGGCTTTGTTTCTATGAATATTGATAGCGTTTTTTATAACCAACCTACACCTTACGGAACAGAAGCATTGGAGGATGTTATTCTGCGAACTATTCAATATCGTGATTTTATTCAATTGTCCGATACCATACCTTGTCTGAAAGATTATGTTTTTCTTACATCTGTTCACATGGTCAAGCAGTTTTCAGATAGGTTATATTCTTTACAGTTTCATACCGCACAAGAACGCTACACCGCTTTGCTCAATGATCATCCTTCTATTTTGATGCGAGCTCCATTGGGTCATATTGCCTCTTATTTGGGCATTACCCAACAAACCCTCAGTGTGATTAGGGCTAAAACCAAGTAA
- a CDS encoding efflux RND transporter periplasmic adaptor subunit, with product MKYANIYLGVLTTLLLASCKHNETTNKENQSQAITINVTNLQASKINKEVSVSGNVDGSTTVRLGFLVAGRINFISSREGQNIGKGQLVATIEPTNYNIAKELSDIQVNQVTDEYNRLKIMRERNSLSESDFSKVNFTLQQAKLQQQLQQKNLSDTKLYSPISGVLIKKLGEVGEIIGTGTPLLVISDIRKVKVLAYIPEGELHLVKLGQLAEVTISALDKTFSGRVTEVGSAADATSRAFTIKIEVDNPQLLIRPGMIAEARINTNTSGESILLPLEVISHDLDNQEFVYVVDKAQNKAFKRKISVGKIIGNQVEVIQGLNVGDAVVTAGQNKLTDGSLISIK from the coding sequence ATGAAGTACGCTAATATTTATCTCGGTGTGCTTACAACGTTGCTATTGGCAAGTTGCAAACACAATGAAACTACAAATAAAGAAAATCAATCGCAGGCTATTACCATAAATGTAACCAACCTCCAAGCTTCCAAAATTAATAAAGAGGTGTCGGTAAGTGGCAATGTCGATGGTAGTACAACCGTCCGTTTAGGATTTTTGGTGGCAGGCCGCATCAATTTTATTTCGAGCCGTGAAGGACAAAATATAGGGAAGGGGCAATTAGTAGCCACAATCGAGCCTACTAACTATAACATTGCCAAAGAGTTGTCGGATATACAGGTTAACCAAGTAACAGACGAGTACAATCGGCTTAAAATTATGCGTGAGCGTAATAGCTTGTCGGAAAGTGATTTTTCAAAAGTGAATTTCACCCTACAGCAAGCCAAACTACAACAACAATTACAGCAAAAAAATCTATCAGATACCAAATTGTATTCGCCTATTAGTGGTGTTTTAATCAAGAAACTAGGTGAAGTAGGCGAGATTATTGGTACAGGAACACCCTTATTGGTAATTTCGGATATTCGGAAAGTAAAGGTGCTTGCGTATATACCAGAGGGTGAATTACATCTTGTTAAGCTCGGCCAATTAGCTGAAGTAACGATTTCGGCATTAGATAAAACCTTTAGCGGACGAGTAACCGAGGTAGGCTCAGCTGCCGATGCCACATCCAGAGCATTCACGATTAAAATAGAAGTAGACAACCCCCAGCTTTTGATTCGCCCAGGTATGATTGCCGAAGCTCGTATCAATACCAATACCTCTGGCGAAAGTATTTTATTACCCTTGGAAGTTATTAGCCACGATTTAGATAACCAAGAGTTTGTGTATGTAGTAGATAAGGCTCAAAACAAGGCATTCAAACGCAAAATCAGTGTTGGTAAAATCATTGGTAACCAAGTAGAAGTAATACAGGGGCTCAATGTAGGCGATGCTGTAGTAACTGCTGGCCAAAACAAACTTACTGATGGTTCTCTAATCTCAATTAAATAA